In Desulfovibrionales bacterium, the genomic window TCGATGCGCCAGGGGACAAACTAAAACCTATTCGTCTGGGGGATTCAGACCAACTCCAGGTGGGACAAAAAGTTCTGGCTATTGGAAATCCCTTTGGGCTGAAAGAGACATTGACTACGGGTATTATCAGCTCGATAGGACGATCCATAAGGGCGCCGAGCGGCCTCTTAATCGAAGACATGATTCAGACCGATGCCTCCATCAACCCGGGCAATTCCGGAGGGCCTCTTCTGAACTCGCGCGGCGAGCTGATCGGCATAAATACGGCTATATTCAGTCCCTCCGGGGGGAGTGTAGGGATTGGTTTTGCCATCCCGGTCAATACAGCCAGGAAGGTATTTCCCCAACTCATGGCCCGGGGCTACGTAGAATACCCCTGGCTGGGCGCCGGCCTCCAGACACTGCGGCCCTCTCTGGCCGAGGCCCTTAAGTTACCCGTCCGCTACGGAGTAATGCTTGCGGAAGTGGTTAAGGATGGACCAGCCGACCGGGCCGGGCTCCGTGGCGCGACCAGACAGGTCCGTCTCGGGAACACCATCGTGGCTATAGGCGGTGACATTATCCTGCAGATCGATGGGAAAAAGGTGGAGTCGGGCGATGTGTTAATTCGCTATCTCCGGGAAAAGAAACCGGGGGACAGGGTGCTTCTTACCGTGTTACGTGGCAGCAAGACCATCAATGTGCCGCTTACCCTTGGCAAGAGGCCGCGCCGGGGATAGGGAGAACGGCCCCCATTACCAGTATGGACAATTGAATGCTTGGCATAATTAAATCCTTTTTCAAAAAAGAAATAGCTATAGAAAGTGGAGTCCAATCCAGGGATGCCACCTATACCGATAAAGTTCAGGTGGCAACATGCGCCCTTCTGCTGGAGATGGCGCGTGCCGATAATGAGTTCAGCACAGATGAGAAAGAGCATATTATTGAAACTGTAAAGAGGCATTTCGGCCTTCCAGAAGAAGCAACCGATAAACTGATAGAACTTTCTGAAAGGGAGCGCAAGGCAAGCATTGACCTCTGGCAATTTGCCCAATTAATAAGAAACAATTATTCTGTTGAGCAAAAAATAGAGCTGATTAAGTTGATCTGGAAGGTAATCTACGTTGACGGTATCCTGGACAAACATGAAGACTATCTGGTGCATAAGCTGGCTAAACTGCTTGGTTTAGACCACAAGCAGCTTATTGATGCCAAGATGGAGGTCCTTCGAAAATCGAGTTCCTGACTAAAATCCCTATGTTCCCTTAGCGCTTAATTTCGTAAATCCATTCCAGGTGATATTATGCCCAGAAATATAAAGATAGCGTCACTGCTCACGGGAAAATACTGTGACCAAGAGGTCTGCGTAAGGGGATGGGTAAGGACCAGGCGCGACTCCAAGGGGCTTTCCTTCATTAACCTGAACGATGGCTCCAATCAGGCCGGGATACAGATCGTTGTGGAGGCCGGGCTGGAAGACTACGGGGAAGCACTAAAACTCAATGCCGGGGCCTCCGTAGAAGTCCTCGGAAGACTCGTGCCCTCCCCCGCCCAGGGACAACCCTACGAGATTCAGGCCAAGGCCATCCGGATATTCGGAAACGCGTCAGGAGAAGAATATCCCCTCCAGAAGAAAGGCCATACGCTGGAATTCCTCCGAGAGATTGCCCATCTGCGCCCGCGCACGAACACTTTCGGCAGCGTATTTCGGGTCCGCAACACCCTGTCACAGGCCGTCCACACGTTTTTCCAGGAACGCGGGTTCATGTATGTCCATACCCCGATAATCACCGCCAGCGATGCGGAAGGGGCCGGGGAAATGTTCCGCGTAACCACCCTGGACCTGGATCGCCTTCCCAGGACGGAGACGGGCGTGGTGGACTTTTCCCATGATTTCTTCGGTAGAGAAGTGAGCCTGACCGTTTCGGGGCAACTTGAGGGGGAAATCTTTGCGACGGCCTTCAGCGAGGTCTATACCTTCGGCCCCACCTTTCGTGCCGAAAACTCAAATACCTCCCGCCACCTGGCCGAGTTCTGGATGGTGGAACCGGAGATGGCGTTTTATGACCTGGGCGACACCATAGATCTGGCCGAGGCCTTCCTGAAGTATCTCATCAGCCGGTGTCTGGAGGACCGCGCCGAAGACCTCGCCTTCCTGCAAAAATACTACAATAAGGAACTGATCAATACCTTGGAGCTTATCGTCCATTCTCCGTTCCAAAGGGTTTCGTACACGGATGCCGTTGAGATTCTCGAAAAATCCGGTCAATTATTCGAGCTCCCGGTGAGTTGGGGAACCGACCTGCATTCGGAACACGAACGGTTTCTGACCGAACAGCACTTTAAATCGCCGGTTGTTGTCGTGGACTATCCGAAGGAGATCAAGGCCTTCTACATGCGGCAAAATGACGACGGCAGAACGGTAGCAGCCATGGACGTGCTCTTCCCGAAGCTGGGAGAGGTGATCGGCGGGTCACAGAGA contains:
- a CDS encoding trypsin-like peptidase domain-containing protein, which translates into the protein MQNKNTSKNYLIIIGLALIYTLLLSRTGAALTEDEKNNVSVYNQVAPSVVNVSSVVMELDFFLNPVPKQGSGSGIILDSRGYILTNHHVITEAQSIHVTLSDGGSYPAKLVGSDPDSDLAVIKIDAPGDKLKPIRLGDSDQLQVGQKVLAIGNPFGLKETLTTGIISSIGRSIRAPSGLLIEDMIQTDASINPGNSGGPLLNSRGELIGINTAIFSPSGGSVGIGFAIPVNTARKVFPQLMARGYVEYPWLGAGLQTLRPSLAEALKLPVRYGVMLAEVVKDGPADRAGLRGATRQVRLGNTIVAIGGDIILQIDGKKVESGDVLIRYLREKKPGDRVLLTVLRGSKTINVPLTLGKRPRRG
- a CDS encoding TerB family tellurite resistance protein, whose protein sequence is MLGIIKSFFKKEIAIESGVQSRDATYTDKVQVATCALLLEMARADNEFSTDEKEHIIETVKRHFGLPEEATDKLIELSERERKASIDLWQFAQLIRNNYSVEQKIELIKLIWKVIYVDGILDKHEDYLVHKLAKLLGLDHKQLIDAKMEVLRKSSS
- the asnS gene encoding asparagine--tRNA ligase, whose amino-acid sequence is MPRNIKIASLLTGKYCDQEVCVRGWVRTRRDSKGLSFINLNDGSNQAGIQIVVEAGLEDYGEALKLNAGASVEVLGRLVPSPAQGQPYEIQAKAIRIFGNASGEEYPLQKKGHTLEFLREIAHLRPRTNTFGSVFRVRNTLSQAVHTFFQERGFMYVHTPIITASDAEGAGEMFRVTTLDLDRLPRTETGVVDFSHDFFGREVSLTVSGQLEGEIFATAFSEVYTFGPTFRAENSNTSRHLAEFWMVEPEMAFYDLGDTIDLAEAFLKYLISRCLEDRAEDLAFLQKYYNKELINTLELIVHSPFQRVSYTDAVEILEKSGQLFELPVSWGTDLHSEHERFLTEQHFKSPVVVVDYPKEIKAFYMRQNDDGRTVAAMDVLFPKLGEVIGGSQREERYDRLLARLRELNLNEKNYWWYLDLRRFGTVPHSGFGLGLERFVQFVTGMSNIRDVIPFPRVPKNASF